One part of the Flavobacterium johnsoniae UW101 genome encodes these proteins:
- the bglX gene encoding beta-glucosidase BglX, with protein sequence MKNKKIIIIGVLSLFTVGNMNAQKKPYLDKNKTIEQRIDLLLPLMTLEEKVGQMNQYNGFWDVTGPAPKGGTAELKYEHLRKGLVGSMLTVRGVKEVRAVQKIAVEETRLGIPLIIGFDVIHGYKTLSPIPLAEAASWDLEAIKKSAAIAADEASASGINWTFGPNVDVANDARWGRVMEGAGEDPYLGSKVGYARVKGFQGETVADLAKVNTIAACAKHFAAYGYVEAGLEYNIVDISNSKLYNSVLPPFEATVEAGVRTFMNSFNTLNGVPATGNAFLQRDILKGKWKFDGFVISDYASIREMIAHGYAKDEADATAKAVIAGSDMDMESYLYVAKLVDLVKSGKVKEALVDDAVRRILRVKFELGLFDDPYRYCDEKREKEVVGSKVNNEGVLDMAKKSIVLLKNENNLLPLKKSGQKIALIGALANDKNSPLGSWRIAASDDTAVSVLEGMQQYKDNQLTFEKGVDLLKQKATFLTETVFNTTDKSGFEAAKKVAKNADVVVMVLGEYGFQSGEGRSRTDLNLPGLQQELLEEIYKVNPNVVLVLNNGRPLSIPWAAENVPAIVEAWHLGTQTGNAVAQVLYGDYNPSGKLPMSFPRNVGQVPIYYNKYSTGRPIDSDKNVFWSHYMDVEKTPQFPFGFGLSYTTFDYKNLKLNKTSFAKGEKVQVSVEVTNSGNYDGKEVVQLYIHDEYASIVRPIKELKGFELVNLKKGETKTVTFTLTDKELGFYNNEGTYLVEPGTFKIIVGGSSDKGLQSGFEIKE encoded by the coding sequence ATGAAAAATAAAAAAATAATAATTATTGGGGTTTTGTCCCTGTTTACTGTTGGAAATATGAATGCACAAAAAAAGCCGTATTTGGATAAAAACAAAACTATTGAGCAAAGAATTGATTTGCTTTTGCCTTTGATGACTTTGGAGGAGAAAGTGGGGCAGATGAACCAATATAACGGTTTTTGGGACGTAACGGGACCAGCTCCAAAAGGCGGAACAGCTGAATTAAAATACGAACATTTAAGAAAAGGATTAGTCGGTTCAATGTTAACAGTTCGCGGTGTAAAAGAAGTTCGTGCCGTGCAGAAGATTGCAGTTGAAGAAACGCGTTTGGGAATTCCGTTAATTATTGGTTTTGATGTAATACATGGTTATAAAACGTTAAGTCCAATTCCGTTAGCAGAAGCGGCAAGTTGGGATTTAGAAGCAATTAAAAAGTCGGCTGCAATTGCGGCAGATGAAGCTTCGGCATCTGGAATTAACTGGACATTTGGACCAAATGTAGATGTGGCAAATGATGCGCGCTGGGGACGTGTGATGGAAGGCGCGGGAGAAGATCCGTATTTAGGAAGTAAAGTTGGTTACGCAAGGGTAAAAGGTTTTCAAGGAGAAACTGTTGCTGATTTGGCTAAAGTAAATACAATTGCGGCTTGTGCGAAACACTTTGCAGCGTATGGTTATGTTGAAGCTGGTTTGGAATACAACATCGTTGATATTAGTAATTCTAAATTGTACAATTCAGTTTTGCCTCCTTTTGAAGCGACGGTTGAAGCTGGAGTTCGCACGTTTATGAATTCGTTTAATACTTTGAATGGTGTTCCTGCAACGGGAAATGCTTTCTTGCAAAGAGATATTTTAAAAGGAAAATGGAAGTTTGATGGTTTTGTAATTTCTGATTATGCTTCGATTCGCGAAATGATTGCACACGGTTATGCAAAAGACGAAGCTGATGCAACGGCAAAAGCGGTAATTGCAGGTTCTGATATGGATATGGAATCGTATTTATATGTGGCAAAACTGGTTGATTTGGTAAAATCTGGAAAAGTAAAAGAAGCTTTGGTTGATGATGCTGTTCGCAGAATTTTGCGTGTGAAATTTGAATTGGGATTATTTGATGACCCGTACCGATATTGTGATGAAAAACGCGAAAAAGAAGTTGTTGGAAGTAAAGTCAATAACGAAGGCGTTTTGGATATGGCAAAGAAATCTATCGTTTTATTGAAGAACGAAAATAATCTGCTTCCGTTAAAGAAATCAGGGCAGAAAATCGCTTTGATTGGTGCTTTGGCAAATGATAAAAACAGTCCGTTGGGAAGCTGGAGAATTGCGGCTTCTGATGATACTGCTGTTTCGGTTTTAGAAGGAATGCAGCAATATAAAGACAATCAGCTGACTTTTGAAAAAGGAGTTGATTTACTAAAACAAAAAGCGACTTTCTTAACTGAAACAGTTTTTAACACAACAGACAAAAGCGGATTTGAAGCGGCTAAAAAAGTAGCAAAAAATGCCGATGTTGTGGTTATGGTTTTAGGTGAATACGGTTTCCAGAGCGGTGAGGGAAGAAGCCGTACTGATTTAAACCTGCCTGGTTTGCAACAAGAATTATTAGAAGAAATTTATAAAGTAAATCCAAACGTGGTTTTGGTTTTAAATAATGGTCGTCCGTTGAGTATTCCGTGGGCAGCAGAAAATGTTCCGGCAATTGTAGAAGCTTGGCATTTAGGAACGCAGACTGGAAATGCTGTTGCACAAGTTTTATACGGAGATTATAACCCAAGCGGAAAACTGCCAATGTCGTTTCCTAGAAATGTAGGTCAGGTTCCAATTTACTATAACAAATACAGTACAGGAAGACCAATTGACAGTGATAAAAATGTTTTTTGGTCGCATTATATGGATGTGGAGAAAACGCCTCAGTTTCCGTTTGGTTTTGGATTGAGTTACACGACTTTTGATTATAAAAACCTGAAACTAAATAAAACATCTTTTGCAAAAGGAGAAAAGGTTCAGGTAAGCGTTGAGGTTACCAACTCAGGGAATTATGATGGAAAAGAAGTGGTGCAATTGTATATTCACGATGAATATGCAAGTATCGTTCGTCCAATAAAAGAACTAAAAGGTTTCGAATTGGTTAACCTGAAAAAAGGTGAAACTAAAACGGTAACTTTTACTTTAACGGATAAAGAACTTGGTTTTTATAATAACGAAGGAACTTATTTAGTAGAACCGGGAACTTTTAAAATTATAGTTGGAGGAAGCTCTGATAAAGGTTTGCAAAGTGGTTTTGAGATAAAAGAATAG
- a CDS encoding DUF5615 family PIN-like protein produces the protein MKLLLDANISWRITKLIENDFSGCFHSKDIPVNQPAKDLEIWDYARKNSFTILTHDDDFEKLLLLKGVPPKVIILKTFNKNTKQIAELLISKKEIIESFVLNDELMILEIY, from the coding sequence ATGAAACTTCTTTTAGATGCCAATATATCTTGGAGAATAACCAAACTTATCGAGAATGATTTCTCAGGTTGTTTTCATTCTAAAGATATTCCCGTAAATCAACCTGCAAAAGATTTAGAAATTTGGGATTATGCTAGAAAAAACAGTTTTACTATTCTCACGCATGATGATGATTTTGAAAAATTATTACTTCTTAAAGGAGTTCCTCCAAAAGTAATTATTTTAAAAACCTTTAATAAAAACACAAAACAAATAGCTGAACTTTTAATTTCAAAAAAAGAAATCATTGAATCATTTGTATTAAATGATGAATTAATGATTTTAGAGATTTATTAA
- a CDS encoding DUF433 domain-containing protein, which translates to MNNNWQNLISINPDIRFGKPTITGTRICVSDILSWLSIGMSFEEIIEDFPELNKEHILAALAFAANRENITKIIAA; encoded by the coding sequence ATGAATAATAATTGGCAAAATTTAATTTCAATAAATCCAGATATCAGATTTGGTAAACCTACAATAACAGGAACTAGAATTTGTGTATCAGATATTCTTTCGTGGTTGTCTATAGGAATGTCTTTTGAAGAAATTATTGAAGACTTCCCAGAATTAAATAAAGAACACATTCTTGCTGCTTTAGCTTTTGCTGCCAATAGAGAGAATATTACAAAAATAATTGCGGCATAA
- the mgrA gene encoding L-glyceraldehyde 3-phosphate reductase, which yields MKYNRCGKSGLLLPEISLGLWHNFGSVDNFENAESIAIEAFDKGITHFDLANNYGPVPGSAEENFGKILWHNFQGNLRDEIVISTKAGYTMWDGPYGDWGSRKYLLSSLDQSLKRMSIDYVDIFYSHRPDPETPIEETMMALDHAVRSGKALYVGISNYSAEQTRVAVDVLKQLGTPCLIHQAKYSMLERWVENGLLDVLEEKGVGCIAFSPLAQGLLTDKYLNGIPENSRAHNPNGHLKEDEVTQERIQKLMQLNEIAQNRNQSLAQMALAWLQKDKRITSVLIGASSVKQLCNNIDCLQNTEFSQDELNAIEKILS from the coding sequence ATGAAATATAACAGATGCGGGAAAAGTGGATTGCTTCTTCCAGAGATTTCTTTAGGATTGTGGCATAACTTCGGTTCGGTTGATAATTTTGAAAATGCAGAAAGTATCGCTATTGAAGCTTTTGATAAAGGAATTACTCATTTTGATTTAGCGAATAATTACGGGCCGGTTCCAGGATCGGCTGAGGAAAACTTTGGGAAAATCTTGTGGCATAACTTTCAGGGAAATCTGCGCGATGAAATCGTGATTTCTACTAAAGCAGGTTACACGATGTGGGACGGTCCTTATGGAGATTGGGGTTCACGAAAATATCTGCTTTCGAGTTTAGATCAGAGTTTAAAGCGAATGAGTATTGATTATGTTGATATTTTTTACTCACATCGTCCAGATCCAGAAACGCCGATTGAAGAAACTATGATGGCACTTGATCATGCAGTTAGAAGCGGAAAAGCTTTGTATGTTGGAATTAGTAATTATTCTGCCGAACAAACGAGAGTTGCCGTTGATGTTTTAAAACAATTAGGAACGCCGTGTTTGATTCATCAGGCGAAATATTCAATGCTGGAGCGCTGGGTTGAAAACGGATTATTAGATGTTTTGGAAGAAAAAGGAGTGGGCTGTATTGCGTTTTCGCCTTTGGCACAAGGACTTTTAACGGATAAATATTTAAACGGAATTCCAGAAAACTCAAGAGCACATAATCCAAACGGACATTTGAAAGAAGATGAGGTAACACAGGAACGCATTCAGAAATTAATGCAGCTGAATGAAATTGCTCAAAATAGAAACCAGTCTTTGGCGCAAATGGCTTTGGCTTGGTTGCAAAAAGATAAACGAATTACTTCTGTTTTAATTGGAGCGAGTTCTGTAAAACAATTGTGCAATAATATTGATTGTCTTCAAAATACTGAATTTTCGCAAGATGAATTAAATGCAATTGAGAAGATATTATCTTAA